A genomic segment from Pseudomonas sessilinigenes encodes:
- a CDS encoding glycosyltransferase, whose translation MTRSAERHVLQFCHGYDGPFLDCARQYANLFAGSGYRVTTVFLTGVADAEVAAGCASDEVLFMEYSSKAIRGLKLGAIRDLRKIAASRNFSFCIAHRFKPIYIALLGTRLPVIGVHHAFSDYKRGSRKLFAGLFGKRLSLLGVSDAVRDDMRACLPKWPAQRIQTLYNRIDLEALQASQLSRAEARTELGLPADAWIVGNVGRLHPDKDQATLLRGFAAAVAQLPQGSQLAILGTGRLDKDLKSLARELGIADRVLFLGQVPEARRYFRAFDVFALSSDHEPFGMVLLEAMAAGVPLLATACGGAKEVVEGVGILFPLGDVEHLAQGLQHLAAMDEHQRRVCAELMSDRLRERFSDRAVRDVFWRLPQVTELTARG comes from the coding sequence ATGACACGGTCGGCTGAACGCCATGTGCTGCAGTTCTGCCACGGCTATGACGGGCCGTTCCTGGACTGCGCGCGGCAATATGCCAACCTGTTCGCGGGCAGCGGCTATCGGGTGACCACGGTCTTTCTGACCGGGGTCGCCGATGCCGAGGTCGCCGCGGGTTGCGCGTCCGACGAAGTGCTGTTCATGGAGTACAGTTCCAAGGCCATTCGTGGCCTGAAGCTGGGCGCTATCCGTGACCTGCGCAAGATCGCCGCATCGCGCAACTTCAGCTTCTGCATCGCCCATCGCTTCAAGCCGATCTACATCGCCCTGCTGGGGACGCGCCTGCCGGTGATCGGCGTCCACCATGCGTTCAGCGACTACAAGCGCGGCAGCCGCAAGCTGTTCGCCGGGCTGTTCGGCAAGCGCCTGAGCCTGCTCGGGGTCTCCGACGCGGTGCGCGACGATATGCGTGCCTGCCTGCCCAAGTGGCCGGCGCAGCGGATCCAGACCCTGTACAACCGGATCGACCTGGAGGCCTTGCAGGCCAGCCAGTTGAGCCGGGCCGAAGCCCGTACCGAGCTGGGCCTGCCCGCCGATGCCTGGATCGTCGGCAACGTCGGGCGCCTGCATCCGGACAAGGACCAGGCCACCTTGTTGCGTGGTTTCGCCGCGGCAGTGGCGCAGCTCCCCCAGGGCAGCCAGTTGGCGATCCTGGGTACCGGCCGCCTGGACAAGGACCTCAAGTCCCTGGCCCGGGAGTTGGGAATCGCCGACCGCGTGCTGTTCCTCGGCCAGGTCCCTGAGGCCCGGCGCTATTTCCGGGCGTTCGATGTATTCGCCCTGAGTTCCGACCACGAGCCTTTCGGCATGGTCCTGCTGGAGGCCATGGCCGCCGGCGTGCCCTTGCTGGCCACTGCCTGTGGTGGCGCCAAGGAAGTGGTCGAGGGGGTGGGCATCCTGTTCCCTCTGGGTGATGTCGAGCACCTGGCCCAGGGCCTGCAGCACCTGGCGGCGATGGATGAACATCAGCGCCGGGTCTGCGCCGAGCTGATGTCCGATCGCCTGCGCGAGCGTTTCTCCGATCGGGCCGTACGCGACGTATTCTGGCGCTTGCCACAAGTCACCGAACTGACCGCGAGGGGCTGA
- a CDS encoding bifunctional O-antigen ligase/aminoglycoside phosphotransferase family protein, whose product MPCALRNLSNRLFDFICLWILPTGYLLLLCALFFLPERSLLHKLYYGLFSIPTLIALCIRPTKLKSLLREPIFIAVLLFCIWALISLAWSPPVDSLPGEFKPPAHLLMLFVGCSLLVSYRLDVLRPLCFCAAMVALVASLFNLYTFSLAYTPGARMIGGGAFDNPLLSSHVFGFFVVYWLWLSMSCQRMRVLLLSIPAMAVMFAAVLATGSRTPLVALTLAVAWICFMYSNKRSLILLTTMLTGAMAVLLMFPHMLGERGDSYRLEIWALVLNYIAEHPWIGHGFNANLAVDVNIGYFLDEPHNFALGVLYYVGIVGLVPWLFMQAWGLFKSWQLRSTPLVVLASSWLVFGIGAGLTEGGGVLSRPKEHWFLLWIPLALIAALCIAQRARRTPPHVMQTLAPAALEQLTCDARVIESDGLGPKVMRLNDGSFLKLFRPRRWYTSGGFNPYSERFASNSEQLGELGIVTPSIMDLYRLADGSSAVRYQPLAGQTLRHCLQVAGSADERAKLVRAFGVYMASLHEHGVYFRSLHLANVLVLESGGFGLIDLADLRIYPSPLRSSLRQRNLRHMQRYTEDNQWLFHEHLDALRSGYAQLTSANQAQGLLKAA is encoded by the coding sequence ATGCCCTGCGCTCTTCGCAATTTATCCAATCGACTATTCGATTTTATTTGCCTATGGATTCTACCGACTGGCTATTTATTGCTGCTGTGCGCACTGTTTTTCCTCCCGGAACGCAGTCTCTTACATAAGCTTTATTACGGCCTGTTCAGCATTCCAACACTGATCGCGCTGTGCATACGACCTACCAAGTTGAAGAGCCTATTGCGCGAACCCATTTTCATTGCAGTGCTGCTGTTTTGTATCTGGGCCTTGATCAGCCTGGCTTGGAGCCCTCCCGTCGATAGCCTGCCCGGCGAGTTCAAACCCCCTGCGCACCTGCTGATGCTCTTTGTCGGTTGCAGCCTGTTAGTCAGCTATCGGCTTGATGTGCTACGACCCTTGTGCTTTTGCGCAGCGATGGTTGCGCTCGTCGCCTCGCTCTTCAATCTGTATACATTCAGCCTGGCCTACACGCCCGGAGCACGCATGATTGGCGGAGGGGCCTTTGATAATCCATTGTTGAGCTCCCACGTCTTCGGCTTCTTCGTGGTGTACTGGCTCTGGTTGAGCATGAGTTGCCAACGCATGCGGGTTCTGCTGCTCAGCATTCCGGCCATGGCCGTCATGTTCGCCGCCGTCCTTGCCACAGGCTCTCGAACGCCATTGGTAGCGCTGACGCTGGCGGTCGCCTGGATCTGCTTCATGTACTCGAACAAGCGTTCGTTGATACTGCTGACGACAATGCTGACTGGTGCAATGGCAGTATTGCTGATGTTCCCGCATATGCTGGGAGAACGCGGGGACTCCTATCGCCTTGAAATATGGGCGCTGGTCCTGAACTACATTGCCGAGCACCCTTGGATTGGCCACGGCTTTAACGCCAACCTCGCCGTGGATGTGAATATCGGCTATTTCCTGGACGAGCCTCATAACTTTGCCTTGGGCGTGTTGTACTACGTTGGCATCGTCGGCCTGGTCCCCTGGTTGTTCATGCAGGCCTGGGGATTGTTCAAGAGTTGGCAGCTACGCAGTACGCCACTGGTTGTTCTTGCCTCGAGCTGGTTGGTATTTGGTATCGGTGCGGGACTGACCGAAGGCGGCGGAGTGTTGTCACGTCCCAAGGAACACTGGTTCCTGCTATGGATACCCCTGGCCTTGATTGCCGCACTGTGCATTGCCCAAAGGGCTCGCCGCACACCTCCCCACGTCATGCAAACACTGGCACCGGCCGCCTTGGAACAACTCACTTGCGATGCCCGGGTGATCGAGTCCGATGGTCTTGGACCAAAGGTCATGCGCCTCAACGATGGCAGCTTCCTCAAGCTGTTCCGCCCACGCCGCTGGTACACTTCAGGTGGTTTCAACCCCTACTCGGAACGATTTGCCAGCAACAGCGAACAGCTGGGTGAACTGGGAATTGTCACGCCAAGCATCATGGACTTGTACCGTCTTGCCGACGGCAGTAGCGCCGTTCGCTACCAGCCGCTGGCCGGGCAAACCCTGCGCCATTGCCTGCAGGTCGCGGGATCTGCAGATGAACGCGCCAAACTGGTCAGGGCCTTCGGTGTCTACATGGCCAGCCTGCATGAACACGGCGTGTATTTCCGTTCACTGCACCTGGCCAATGTACTGGTCCTGGAAAGCGGTGGGTTCGGCCTGATCGACCTAGCCGACCTGCGGATCTATCCGTCGCCCCTGAGGTCTTCGTTACGCCAGCGCAACCTGCGCCATATGCAGCGTTATACCGAAGATAACCAGTGGCTTTTCCATGAGCATCTCGATGCACTGCGCTCTGGCTACGCTCAACTAACCTCCGCGAACCAGGCACAGGGACTGCTAAAAGCAGCATAA
- a CDS encoding glycosyltransferase, whose amino-acid sequence MTDQQPVVTVIIASYNHAPYIEQSILSVINQTYSNIELLVVDDGSKDDSVERIQRLQEQYGFDFRVQQNQGLTNTLNGAIARARGSLIVPFGSDDIMMPERIAIQVAYMDGKPEVGICAGNIELIDSDGNLFPEKRQRRDVPFRRLDFEDMFLERKPYPPAPTLMIRREALDKVGGFDPNIRLEDLLIELKVTHAGYFIDGLNVVMARYRKHATNSYKNHRFMIDNILRTYALFSDHPLYDEVRYKALNSMFLKVSNRDRALARELLAQIPLKAWNKKTWRGLARLYFSALEKD is encoded by the coding sequence ATGACAGACCAGCAACCTGTGGTGACGGTAATCATCGCCTCCTACAACCATGCGCCCTACATCGAGCAGAGCATCCTCAGCGTCATCAATCAGACTTACTCGAACATCGAGTTGCTGGTGGTGGATGATGGTTCCAAGGATGACAGCGTCGAGCGCATCCAGCGTCTGCAAGAGCAATATGGCTTTGATTTCCGGGTCCAGCAGAACCAGGGACTGACCAACACGCTCAATGGCGCCATAGCCCGGGCCAGGGGCAGTTTGATCGTGCCGTTCGGCTCGGACGACATCATGATGCCCGAGCGTATCGCCATCCAGGTGGCCTACATGGATGGCAAGCCTGAGGTGGGTATCTGTGCGGGCAACATCGAGCTGATCGACAGCGATGGCAATCTGTTCCCTGAGAAGCGTCAGCGCCGTGACGTGCCGTTCCGGCGCCTGGACTTCGAGGATATGTTCCTGGAGCGCAAGCCCTATCCGCCGGCGCCGACCCTGATGATTCGCCGCGAAGCGCTGGACAAGGTCGGTGGCTTCGATCCGAACATCCGCCTCGAAGACTTGCTGATCGAGTTGAAAGTCACCCATGCGGGTTACTTCATCGATGGCCTGAACGTGGTGATGGCACGCTATCGCAAGCACGCCACCAATTCCTACAAGAACCACCGGTTCATGATCGACAACATCCTGCGTACCTATGCCTTGTTCAGTGATCATCCGCTGTACGACGAGGTGCGCTACAAGGCCTTGAACTCGATGTTTCTCAAGGTTTCCAATCGCGACCGAGCGTTGGCTCGTGAGCTGCTGGCACAGATTCCGCTCAAGGCCTGGAACAAGAAAACCTGGCGCGGGCTGGCCCGCCTGTACTTTTCTGCACTTGAGAAAGACTGA
- the msbA gene encoding lipid A export permease/ATP-binding protein MsbA, giving the protein MTDSSPGVSPSSLKIYFRLLGYVRPYIGLFLISIIGFLIFASTQPMLGYILKYFVDGLSNPQAVLFPSVPYLRDMQLLQAVPLLIVLIAAWQGLGSYLGNYFLAKVSLGLVHDLRVELFNNLLTLPNRYFDKHNSGHLISRITFNVTMVTGAATDAIKVVIREGMTVVFLFASLLWMNWRLTLVMIAILPLIAVMVRTASKKFRKQSKKIQVAMGDVTHVASETIQGYRVVRSFGGEVYEQQRFLAASQGNTDKQLRMTRTGAIYTPLLQLVIYSAMAILMFLVLYLRGDASAGEMVAYITMAGLLPKPIRQLSEVSSTIQRGVAGAESIFEQLDVEPEVDRGTVENSNVSGRLEVRNLSFTYPGTERQVLDDISFSVEPGEMVALVGRSGSGKSTLANLIPRFYHHDKGQILLDGTEIEDYRLLNLRRHIAQVTQHVTLFSDSVANNIAYGDLAGAPREDIEKAAGDAYAMDFISQLPDGLDTQVGENGVLLSGGQRQRLAIARALLKNAPLLILDEATSALDTESERHIQAALDKVMKGRTTLVIAHRLSTIEKADLILVMDQGRIVERGTHVELLAQNGHYSRLHAMGLEEPAPTGAV; this is encoded by the coding sequence ATGACCGACTCCAGCCCCGGCGTAAGCCCTTCAAGTCTGAAAATCTATTTCCGCCTTCTCGGCTATGTGCGGCCTTATATTGGGTTGTTCCTCATCAGCATCATCGGGTTCCTGATCTTCGCCTCGACCCAACCCATGCTTGGGTACATCCTCAAGTACTTCGTCGATGGCCTGTCCAATCCACAAGCCGTGCTGTTCCCCAGCGTGCCTTATCTGCGTGACATGCAGCTGCTGCAGGCCGTGCCCCTGTTGATCGTATTGATTGCCGCCTGGCAAGGCCTCGGCTCCTATCTGGGCAACTACTTCCTGGCCAAGGTGTCCCTGGGGCTGGTGCATGATCTGCGGGTAGAGCTGTTCAACAACCTGCTGACCCTGCCCAATCGCTATTTTGACAAACATAACTCTGGGCACCTGATCTCGCGCATCACCTTCAACGTAACCATGGTGACAGGGGCGGCGACGGATGCGATCAAAGTGGTGATCCGCGAAGGCATGACAGTGGTCTTCCTGTTTGCCTCCCTGTTGTGGATGAACTGGCGCTTGACCCTGGTGATGATCGCCATCCTGCCGCTGATTGCCGTCATGGTCCGCACTGCCAGCAAGAAATTCCGCAAGCAAAGCAAAAAAATCCAGGTAGCCATGGGTGACGTGACTCACGTTGCTTCGGAAACCATCCAGGGTTATCGCGTCGTACGCAGTTTCGGTGGTGAGGTCTATGAGCAGCAGCGGTTTCTCGCTGCCAGTCAGGGCAATACCGATAAGCAGTTGCGTATGACACGCACTGGAGCCATCTATACGCCGTTGCTGCAATTGGTGATCTACAGCGCCATGGCGATATTGATGTTTCTGGTGCTCTACCTGCGCGGCGATGCTTCGGCGGGTGAAATGGTTGCCTACATCACGATGGCTGGCTTGCTGCCCAAGCCTATCCGTCAGTTGTCCGAAGTCAGCTCCACCATCCAGCGAGGGGTGGCCGGTGCCGAAAGTATTTTCGAGCAGCTGGATGTCGAGCCGGAAGTCGATCGCGGCACCGTGGAGAACTCCAATGTCAGTGGCCGCCTGGAAGTACGCAATCTGAGCTTTACCTATCCTGGTACTGAGCGTCAGGTGCTTGATGACATCAGCTTCAGCGTCGAACCGGGAGAGATGGTGGCGTTGGTCGGGCGTTCAGGCAGTGGCAAGTCGACCCTGGCCAATCTGATTCCGCGCTTTTACCACCATGACAAAGGTCAGATCCTTCTGGATGGTACGGAGATCGAAGACTATCGCTTGCTGAATCTGCGTCGGCATATTGCCCAGGTCACTCAGCATGTGACCCTGTTCAGTGACAGTGTTGCCAACAATATTGCCTATGGCGACTTGGCTGGTGCGCCGCGTGAGGACATCGAAAAGGCGGCCGGCGATGCCTATGCGATGGATTTCATCTCACAGTTGCCTGACGGGCTGGACACTCAGGTTGGCGAGAATGGCGTGCTGCTTTCAGGTGGTCAGCGCCAGCGCTTGGCAATTGCCAGGGCCCTGTTGAAAAACGCCCCGCTACTGATCCTTGATGAGGCTACCTCGGCCCTGGATACGGAGTCTGAGCGGCATATCCAGGCGGCACTGGACAAGGTCATGAAGGGGCGTACTACCCTGGTGATTGCCCATCGCCTGTCGACCATCGAGAAGGCCGACCTGATCCTGGTCATGGATCAGGGGCGGATTGTCGAGCGTGGCACTCATGTGGAGTTGCTGGCTCAGAACGGTCATTACTCGCGCCTTCATGCCATGGGCTTGGAGGAGCCGGCCCCTACCGGAGCCGTATGA
- a CDS encoding glycosyltransferase: MSQRFKVLQLQPDYNVKSHDFADLAEQIVKALPDERYEVTAAFLRGRPGPNDPVSRADHSVYFEFSDKSLKGMRLRAMWRLYQFCRKEKFDVVICNRFKPVNMMLALNRWLKVPLCIGISHGFGEYDRFYRRRQTQRLIDRHWRFVGVSPAVKQYLLDCRCGFTDQNTWAITNAIDIEQAEALQHSRERSRELLGLDPTVRLVGALGRLVPVKGHTYLLQAFAQLKDKYPQTQLAIIGAGREEANLRAEIQRLGLEGRTHLLGFKENALQYVRAFDIWTMPSLAEGLGLALLEGMSGRLPVIASNVPAMLPLIEGAGGLAVEPANVPSLAAALDAYLGLSDEELVAKGQQAYRYLQKEHDIEVFRGQYLQLIDSGLSQAGKGQ; the protein is encoded by the coding sequence ATGAGCCAGCGCTTCAAAGTCCTGCAATTGCAGCCGGACTACAACGTCAAATCCCATGATTTCGCCGACTTGGCCGAACAGATCGTCAAGGCCTTGCCCGACGAGCGTTATGAGGTCACCGCAGCGTTCCTGCGTGGCCGTCCCGGGCCTAACGACCCGGTGAGCCGGGCCGATCACTCGGTGTATTTCGAGTTTTCCGACAAGTCCCTCAAGGGCATGCGCCTGCGGGCCATGTGGCGGCTGTACCAGTTCTGCCGCAAGGAAAAGTTCGATGTGGTGATCTGCAACCGCTTCAAGCCGGTGAACATGATGCTGGCGCTCAACCGTTGGCTGAAGGTGCCGTTGTGCATCGGCATTTCCCACGGTTTCGGCGAGTACGATCGGTTCTACCGGCGGCGCCAGACCCAACGCCTGATCGATCGGCACTGGCGCTTCGTCGGCGTATCGCCAGCGGTCAAGCAGTACCTGCTCGATTGCCGGTGCGGTTTTACCGACCAGAACACCTGGGCCATCACCAACGCCATCGATATCGAGCAGGCTGAAGCCCTGCAGCATTCCCGCGAGCGCTCCCGGGAGTTATTGGGGCTGGATCCGACAGTCCGCCTGGTTGGCGCCCTGGGGCGGCTGGTGCCGGTCAAGGGGCATACCTACCTGCTGCAGGCGTTCGCCCAGCTCAAGGACAAATATCCACAAACCCAGTTGGCGATCATCGGTGCCGGGCGCGAAGAGGCCAATCTGCGGGCCGAGATCCAGCGCCTGGGCCTGGAGGGCCGTACTCACCTGCTGGGCTTCAAGGAAAATGCTTTGCAGTACGTGCGGGCTTTCGACATCTGGACCATGCCGTCGCTGGCCGAAGGCTTGGGCCTGGCCTTGCTGGAGGGCATGAGCGGGCGGTTGCCAGTGATCGCCTCCAACGTGCCGGCCATGCTGCCCTTGATCGAAGGAGCCGGCGGCCTGGCGGTGGAGCCGGCCAATGTGCCGTCGCTGGCGGCGGCGCTGGATGCCTACCTGGGACTGTCCGACGAGGAACTGGTCGCCAAGGGACAGCAAGCCTATCGCTATTTGCAAAAAGAACATGATATCGAGGTATTCCGTGGGCAATACCTGCAGTTGATCGACTCGGGTTTGAGTCAGGCGGGCAAGGGGCAGTAA
- a CDS encoding sulfotransferase family 2 domain-containing protein, with translation MLQRFVWKLLPKTQRHFLLGRLSVVDRQVVNKSMSANVRFPEAFSRHSCLFIHVPKCAGSSICSALFDGWMPGHLPLYWYEHQFPEAFSNCFKFAFVRDPLERAYSAYTFLRSNDLGRRDRAAQDLVTHYRDFDDFVSHWLHPENVHKQMHFAPQSDFLINSLGRLSLDFMGYQEHLPRDFQLLCERLGVEAQLPHVNGTQQRETAPVREICSVRTRRLVRRVYQRDYEMLGYE, from the coding sequence ATGTTGCAACGCTTTGTATGGAAGTTATTGCCAAAGACTCAGCGGCACTTCTTGCTTGGGCGCCTGTCGGTGGTGGACCGTCAGGTGGTAAACAAGTCCATGTCCGCCAATGTTCGTTTTCCTGAAGCTTTTTCCAGACATTCCTGCCTGTTCATCCATGTTCCCAAATGTGCCGGCAGCAGCATCTGCTCGGCATTGTTCGATGGCTGGATGCCAGGGCACTTGCCGTTGTACTGGTATGAACACCAGTTCCCGGAAGCATTTTCCAACTGCTTCAAGTTCGCTTTTGTCCGCGATCCTCTCGAGCGGGCCTATTCGGCCTACACCTTCCTGCGTAGCAACGATCTAGGGCGCCGGGATCGAGCCGCTCAGGACCTGGTTACGCATTATCGAGACTTTGATGATTTCGTCAGCCACTGGCTGCATCCGGAAAATGTCCACAAGCAGATGCATTTTGCTCCCCAGAGCGATTTCCTCATTAACTCCCTTGGTCGTCTGTCCCTGGATTTCATGGGGTACCAGGAGCATTTGCCGCGTGACTTCCAGCTGTTGTGCGAGCGCCTGGGCGTCGAGGCGCAGCTCCCGCATGTCAACGGTACCCAGCAACGTGAGACGGCCCCAGTCAGGGAAATATGCTCAGTACGTACCCGACGCCTGGTACGTCGGGTTTATCAACGCGACTACGAGATGCTCGGTTATGAATAA
- a CDS encoding DUF6625 family protein: MINPRPRILFLMPYFGRWPFWMPFFLESCRRNPDIDWLFFSDCGVPDNLPPNVRHESMSFADYCALVSQRLGIDFAPKAAYKICDIRPAFGLIHADRLEGYDFWGFGDIDLVYGDLRAYFTAERLAKHDLFSTHERRIAGHLCLIRNNDHQRELFRKIKNWQERFVDQQHHALDEGAFTRIFLWRKNFPEPLFKLVGKFNPERRRSEFTEAFSTPGGVIKWHDGSHDFPTCWYWKDGRLTNDLDGARTFPYFHFVCWKRNEWSELAEPDAQAVQALANESSWLIDATGFHRG; encoded by the coding sequence GTGATCAATCCTCGTCCGCGAATCTTGTTCCTCATGCCCTACTTCGGGCGCTGGCCTTTCTGGATGCCGTTCTTCCTGGAAAGCTGCCGACGCAATCCGGATATCGACTGGCTGTTCTTCAGCGACTGCGGCGTCCCGGACAATCTGCCGCCAAATGTCAGGCATGAAAGCATGAGCTTCGCCGACTACTGCGCTCTGGTTTCCCAGCGCCTGGGCATCGATTTCGCGCCCAAGGCCGCCTACAAGATTTGCGATATCCGACCGGCATTCGGGCTCATCCATGCCGATCGGCTGGAAGGCTACGATTTCTGGGGCTTTGGCGATATCGACCTGGTCTATGGCGATCTGCGGGCTTATTTCACGGCAGAACGCCTGGCCAAGCACGACCTGTTCTCCACCCACGAGCGGCGGATCGCCGGGCACTTGTGCCTGATTCGCAACAACGACCACCAGCGCGAGTTGTTCCGCAAGATCAAGAATTGGCAGGAGCGCTTTGTCGACCAGCAGCATCATGCCCTGGACGAGGGAGCGTTCACGCGGATCTTCCTCTGGCGCAAGAATTTCCCGGAGCCGCTGTTCAAGCTGGTGGGCAAGTTCAACCCGGAGCGCCGTCGCAGCGAGTTCACCGAGGCGTTCAGCACCCCGGGTGGAGTCATCAAATGGCATGACGGCAGCCACGACTTCCCCACGTGCTGGTACTGGAAGGATGGGCGCCTGACCAATGATCTCGATGGCGCTCGTACCTTTCCTTATTTTCACTTCGTGTGCTGGAAGCGCAATGAATGGTCGGAGCTGGCGGAGCCTGATGCACAGGCGGTCCAGGCCCTGGCCAACGAGTCGTCCTGGCTCATCGATGCCACAGGTTTCCATCGGGGATAG
- a CDS encoding antimicrobial resistance protein Mig-14 produces MLNRFQGWRERGWSVIDASTYADAWQRFGGSVATHPLVVAQLADLAQIPVRYLAFECAGQLQAAIATWGRDLALSKDVLKRAGKKGLFDIGNAELILPAAADAQVPLRHRGRYLSALNEGRFSGQRPQAEQLAMARTPEELSKKFRYNQRRELRLLEEAGGVVRPVSEFTSPELAAIYCDLFQRRWGFAATGAERMAEVLERLRELLIGSVIFLNDAPIAVQLIYRVEAPEWISVEYVNGGVDPETREFSPGSVLSFLNTQSAWEQARALNKPLRFSFGRADREYKDRWCNPVPVFQV; encoded by the coding sequence ATGCTCAATCGATTCCAAGGCTGGCGCGAGCGTGGCTGGTCCGTCATCGACGCGTCGACCTATGCCGATGCCTGGCAGCGTTTCGGTGGCAGCGTGGCGACCCATCCGTTGGTCGTTGCGCAGTTGGCCGACCTGGCACAGATTCCAGTGCGCTACCTGGCCTTCGAATGCGCTGGCCAGTTGCAGGCGGCCATCGCCACCTGGGGTCGGGACTTGGCGCTGTCCAAGGATGTGCTCAAGCGCGCGGGCAAGAAGGGCTTGTTCGACATCGGCAATGCCGAGTTGATCCTGCCGGCCGCCGCAGATGCTCAAGTTCCACTGCGCCATCGCGGGCGCTACCTCTCGGCCCTGAACGAAGGACGCTTCAGCGGCCAGCGACCCCAGGCCGAGCAGCTCGCCATGGCCAGGACCCCCGAAGAACTGTCGAAGAAGTTCCGCTACAACCAGCGTCGTGAACTGCGCTTGCTGGAAGAGGCGGGCGGTGTGGTGCGTCCGGTGAGCGAGTTCACCAGCCCTGAACTGGCGGCTATCTACTGCGATCTGTTCCAGCGTCGCTGGGGGTTTGCCGCCACCGGTGCCGAGCGCATGGCCGAGGTGCTGGAGCGTCTGCGCGAGTTGTTGATCGGCTCGGTGATTTTCCTCAATGATGCGCCGATTGCCGTGCAGTTGATCTATCGGGTCGAGGCGCCGGAGTGGATCAGCGTCGAGTATGTGAACGGTGGCGTCGACCCCGAGACTCGCGAGTTCAGCCCAGGCAGTGTGCTGAGTTTCCTCAATACCCAGAGCGCCTGGGAACAGGCTCGAGCCTTGAACAAGCCTCTGCGCTTTTCCTTCGGTCGTGCCGACCGAGAGTACAAGGACCGTTGGTGCAATCCTGTGCCGGTTTTCCAGGTGTGA
- a CDS encoding PIG-L deacetylase family protein — MSRKQQLLKRHRRNKRIALLIGLVLMLLAGVLVAWWLPLLLAVGAWLAHEAWFADHLFYSPKDDYLYDFGDQARQIPVRLESGRLVPESPLELAPGETLVLGVQVKSSWLGRFFDPTIEVAGGQSLDRQGFERGVDGLRYLNLSGLTDSLASGELQLRGRHCRIRIQPQLLAWRDPDYRCQRVMVIAPHADDAELAAFGLYSQADEAWIVTLTAGEIEAEHYQAMGLEPAAAAQLKGRLRAWDSIAVPRWAGVPEAHCVQLGYFCLQLSAMQAAPEQPVASREAQLSDIRLFRQFNPFPLPADHDGLPTWNNLLADLRELLLKARPDVIVLPHPSLDPHPDHICAQAAVMQALEGLEWQPDTVLGYANHLHDNDRWPMGDSGAGIALPPVFDASSVLRPWCLSLSQAEQYDKAMALGMMHDLQPRMPFKRRLRRSIQRLLAGRVPSALGENEFFRKAVRRHELFWLLRQR, encoded by the coding sequence ATGAGTCGCAAGCAGCAACTGCTCAAGCGCCACCGGCGCAATAAACGAATCGCCTTGCTGATTGGCCTGGTGCTGATGCTGCTGGCTGGCGTCCTGGTGGCTTGGTGGTTGCCATTGCTGCTGGCGGTGGGTGCCTGGCTGGCTCACGAGGCCTGGTTCGCCGATCACCTGTTCTATTCGCCCAAGGATGACTATCTCTACGATTTCGGCGATCAGGCTCGGCAGATCCCCGTGCGCCTGGAGTCCGGGCGCCTGGTGCCGGAGTCGCCGTTGGAGCTGGCCCCTGGAGAAACCCTGGTTCTCGGGGTGCAGGTCAAGAGTTCCTGGCTGGGTCGGTTCTTCGATCCGACCATCGAGGTCGCAGGTGGCCAGAGCCTCGATCGCCAAGGTTTTGAGCGCGGGGTCGATGGCCTGCGCTACCTCAACCTGAGCGGCTTGACCGATTCGTTGGCCAGTGGCGAGCTGCAGTTGCGCGGGCGTCACTGCCGAATCCGTATCCAGCCGCAGTTGCTGGCGTGGCGCGATCCCGATTATCGCTGCCAGCGGGTCATGGTTATCGCTCCCCATGCCGACGATGCCGAGCTGGCGGCGTTCGGCCTGTACAGCCAGGCGGACGAAGCCTGGATCGTGACCCTGACGGCAGGGGAGATCGAGGCCGAGCACTACCAGGCCATGGGCCTGGAGCCGGCTGCGGCGGCGCAGCTCAAGGGGCGCTTGCGAGCCTGGGACAGTATCGCCGTGCCTCGCTGGGCCGGAGTTCCCGAAGCCCATTGCGTGCAATTGGGATACTTCTGCCTGCAACTTTCCGCGATGCAGGCGGCTCCAGAGCAGCCAGTGGCTTCCCGTGAGGCGCAATTGAGCGATATCCGCCTGTTCCGCCAGTTCAATCCGTTCCCGTTGCCCGCCGACCACGATGGTTTGCCGACCTGGAACAACCTGCTGGCCGACCTGCGCGAGTTGCTGCTCAAGGCCCGTCCCGACGTCATAGTGCTGCCCCATCCTTCGCTGGACCCGCACCCGGACCATATCTGTGCCCAGGCAGCCGTGATGCAGGCGCTGGAGGGGCTGGAGTGGCAGCCGGACACCGTGCTCGGCTACGCCAATCACCTGCACGACAATGATCGCTGGCCGATGGGTGACTCGGGGGCCGGTATTGCCTTGCCGCCGGTGTTCGACGCGAGCAGCGTGCTACGGCCCTGGTGCCTGTCGCTTTCCCAGGCCGAGCAGTATGACAAGGCCATGGCCCTGGGCATGATGCACGACCTGCAACCGAGGATGCCGTTCAAGCGGCGCCTGCGCAGATCGATACAACGCCTCTTGGCCGGCAGGGTGCCTTCGGCCTTGGGCGAGAACGAGTTTTTCCGCAAGGCGGTCAGGCGGCACGAGCTGTTCTGGCTGCTGCGGCAGCGATAA